The Falco cherrug isolate bFalChe1 chromosome 6, bFalChe1.pri, whole genome shotgun sequence genome window below encodes:
- the MAL gene encoding myelin and lymphocyte protein, translating to MSGATSTTSLPSGLAVLTTFPDVLFIPEIIFGGLVWILVASSRVPDAILQGWVMFVSVFCFVMTVSLLCLYIFGVHGGKSFWVTLDVICHETAALFYLSAAVLEAYFTYSIRLLAVFPPEAIMYRENIAAAVFAFLATLVYVIHKVSSLLRWKAS from the exons ATGTCTGGGGCAACTTCCACCACCTCTTTGCCCAGCGGTCTGGCTGTTCTGACGACTTTCCCAGATGTGCTCTTCATTCCTGAAATT ATCTTTGGGGGCCTTGTCTGGATCCTGGTGGCATCCTCAAGGGTCCCAGACGCCATCCTGCAAGGCTGGGTGATGTTTGTCTCTGTGTTCTGCTTTGTCATGACTGTCAGCCTGCTGTGCCTCTACATCTTCGGGGTGCATGGGGGCAAGAGCTTCTGGGTCACCTTG GATGTCATCTGCCACGAGACAGCAGCTCTGTTCTACCTCAGTGCTGCCGTGTTGGAAGCCTACTTCACCTACAGCATCCGCTTGCTGGCTGTCTTCCCTCCGGAAGCGATCATGTACCGTGAGAACATCGCTGCTGCG GTATTTGCATTCTTAGCTACCCTGGTGTACGTGATCCACAAGGTGTCCTCGCTCCTGCGATGGAAAGCATCCTAA